TGAAGCGCCTTTCCCTCTAAACGTTTTTCTCCGTGTCTTCGTGTCTCAGTGGCGCGCAAGGTGGCTCGCCTCCATCTTGCCAGCTCGAAACTGACCCACTACGGAGCGTCTGAGAACCCTTGCAACGGCCGCTTCGCGCGGCGACCTTCCGGACATATGCCTGAACAACTGATGAAAGGCGCCGTGAGCGTCGAGGACGGCCGCGTGACGGTCGTGAACGAGGCGGCGCTCGCCTCGGAGGAGATGGATGCGCTCGTCAGGCACGCCGTATTCGGCGACCAGGACACGCGCGACAACGCGCGATGGCTGATCTGGGAGATCGGACAGGCCGTCGGCGTGATTCCGTCGTCCATTCACGATCTCTACATGGCCAGAGGCCGCGGCGAGACGGGCGGCTACACCGTTCCCGCCATGAACGTGCGCGGAATGGCCTACGACACGGCGCGGTCCATTTTCCGGTCGGCGATCAGGCTCGACGCGGGTGCATTCATTTGCGAGATCGCGCGGTCGGAGATTGCGTACACCGATCAGCGTCCGGCGGAATATGTGGCGGTGCTGATGGCCGCGGCGCTGCGTGAGGGCTGGCGCGGGCCGCTCTTCATCCAGGGCGACCACTTCCAGGTGAATGCGAAGAAGTTCGCAGTTGACCCGGCGAACGAGGTGGACGCCGTGAAGCAGCTCGCGCGGGAGGCGATCGCGGCGGGCTTCTACAACATTGATGTGGACACTTCCACGCTGGTGGACCTGTCGAAGCCCAATCTCGACGAGCAGCAGCGGGTGAACTACGAACAGGCCGCCGACATCGCGATGTTCGTGCGGCAGCAGCAGCCGGAAGGCATCGGTATCTCGCTGGGCGGGGAGATCGGAGAAGTGGGGACGGAGAACAGCACCGTCGAGGAGCTCCATGCATACATGCATGGGTTCAATGCGACGCTGGCTCGCATCGCTCCGGGTGTCGAAGGGCTCTCCAAGATCAGCGTGCAGTCGGGAACGACGCACGGCGGCGTGGTTCTGGCCGATGGCACCATCGCCGACGTCCACATTGAATTCGGCACATTGCAACGATTGTCGGAAGTTGCGCGGAAGGAATACGGCCTGGCCGGAGCGGTACAGCACGGCGCATCCACGCTGCCCGATTCCGCATTCAACAATTTTCCGCGCACCGAGACAGCGGAGATCCATCTCGCCACCAACTTTCAGACGATGCTCTACGATCGCCTGCCGGCGGCGCTTCGGGGCGAGATCTACGAGTGGCTGAAGGAAAACGCCAAGGATGAGCGGAAGCCGTCGGATTCCGACGAGCAGTTCTTCTACAAGACGCGGAAGAAAGCACTGGGCCCGTTCAAGAGGCGGTTCTGGGATCTGGACCAGACCGTCAAGGCCGATCTCGCGGCCGCGTACGACGACAAGTTCACGTTCCTGTTCACGCAGCTCGGCATCGCGAAGACGGCGCAGGCCCTGGCAAAGCACGTCAAGCCGGTGCGGCAGCACCGTCCTCAGCCCCACGAGGGCATGGCGACGGTTGCCGCGGCCCCGGACGATGCCGACCTGAGTGACTGACGGTGACGGGGCCGCCACGCCCCCGTGGGTTCCCGTTCTGCGCGACATCTCCCGTGTTTCGGGACACGAGCTGAGGAACGCTCTCAACGCCCTCGTGGTAAACCTCGAGGTGGTGCGCGCTCGCGCAGTCCGGCTGGACGAGTCTGTTCGGCCGTTCGTCGCGCAGGCGGTCGAGCAGTCGGAGGAATCGGTGCGACTGGCCGAAGGCACGATCGCGCTACTCAACCTGCTGGTGGACGCGATTGCCCCGGACGGATCGCTCCGCCTGAGCTATGTATCGCCTCGCGGTGTTCGCATCGAGTCGGAGGACAACGTGTCGCAGCGTGCCGTGCGCGCCCTTGGTCCACTGGCTGCAAGGGTCGCCATGACAGCAGAATCCGGTGATATGGCGGTTATATTAAGCATCCCCGAAACGAGCCTGACAAAGAATCAAGAGCATGAATAGAGCGAAGATCCTGATCGCAGACGACGAGCTGTCCATGACCAACGCGCTGAGCGCAATTCTCAGCGGCGAGGGCTACGACGTAGCCGTTGCGTCCGACGGAAAAAGGGCGCTCGATCAGCTGAGCTCCGATGATTTCGGCGTGGTTCTCGCCGATCTGAAGATGCCGAAGCTGGATGGGCTGGCTCTGCTGAAGCAGCTGCAGCGGCTCGCGATCCCCACTGAGTGCATCATCGTCACCGGACAGGGCACGGTGGACTCTGCGGTACAGGCGATGCGCGAAGGGGCTTACGATTACATCGAGAAGCCGCTCAACGCCGAAAAGCTGAATCGTCTCAAGGCCCTTATCCCGAAGGCGCTGGAGAAGTTCAGCGTACAGGCGCGGAACCGCGAGCTGTCGTCCAAGCTCGAGGGATTGACGCACTGCGGCGAATTGACCGGGCAATCCGAGGGGATGCGCTCGGTCTATCAGATCATTGACGCCGTCGCGTCATCGTCAGCGAACGTGCTGATCCTCGGGGAGTCGGGAACGGGCAAGGAGCTCGTCGCGCGCGCGCTGCACACGAAGAGCGATCGGGCGAAAGGGCCGTTCTTCGCTCTCAACTGCGCGGCGCTGCCGAAGGACATTCTCGAGAACGAGCTGTTCGGGCACGAGAAGGGCGCGTTCACCGGCTCGATCAACGAGAAGGCGGGCGCGTTCGAGATGGCGCACGGCGGCACGATCTTTCTCGACGAAGTCGCCGAGAT
The sequence above is drawn from the Gemmatimonadaceae bacterium genome and encodes:
- a CDS encoding class II fructose-bisphosphate aldolase; amino-acid sequence: MPEQLMKGAVSVEDGRVTVVNEAALASEEMDALVRHAVFGDQDTRDNARWLIWEIGQAVGVIPSSIHDLYMARGRGETGGYTVPAMNVRGMAYDTARSIFRSAIRLDAGAFICEIARSEIAYTDQRPAEYVAVLMAAALREGWRGPLFIQGDHFQVNAKKFAVDPANEVDAVKQLAREAIAAGFYNIDVDTSTLVDLSKPNLDEQQRVNYEQAADIAMFVRQQQPEGIGISLGGEIGEVGTENSTVEELHAYMHGFNATLARIAPGVEGLSKISVQSGTTHGGVVLADGTIADVHIEFGTLQRLSEVARKEYGLAGAVQHGASTLPDSAFNNFPRTETAEIHLATNFQTMLYDRLPAALRGEIYEWLKENAKDERKPSDSDEQFFYKTRKKALGPFKRRFWDLDQTVKADLAAAYDDKFTFLFTQLGIAKTAQALAKHVKPVRQHRPQPHEGMATVAAAPDDADLSD
- a CDS encoding sigma-54 dependent transcriptional regulator, which gives rise to MNRAKILIADDELSMTNALSAILSGEGYDVAVASDGKRALDQLSSDDFGVVLADLKMPKLDGLALLKQLQRLAIPTECIIVTGQGTVDSAVQAMREGAYDYIEKPLNAEKLNRLKALIPKALEKFSVQARNRELSSKLEGLTHCGELTGQSEGMRSVYQIIDAVASSSANVLILGESGTGKELVARALHTKSDRAKGPFFALNCAALPKDILENELFGHEKGAFTGSINEKAGAFEMAHGGTIFLDEVAEMPTDIQVKLLRAIETRVIRRLGGRKEIAVDIRIVAATNWDLQKALAENELREDLYYRLAVVEVLLPPLRDRAGDIKLLANEFLTRFSAQNGKKIRGFDNRAWDWILTHNWPGNVRELKNAVERAVIMAKGEVITAEDIMPRHVRMSGEFSAAMTVPAGSSLADTRKQLVLRTFASTSGDAVRTGKIVGITPDEVKAEIGALLRLNGGGHAAGVESADKARAPRTATPAPAKAKARKR